The Musa acuminata AAA Group cultivar baxijiao chromosome BXJ1-3, Cavendish_Baxijiao_AAA, whole genome shotgun sequence genome window below encodes:
- the LOC135625101 gene encoding protein unc-13 homolog — translation MARLFRGGSLGDSKRESSGSSSLRLSSSSSSVAAAMSAADLLSPFGQMGVPLSDPELRETAYEIFVASCRTTGSKPLTYIPQSERTPPSAERSSSLSPSASSLQRSITSTAASKMKKALGLKSSSSSKKGSPGKDSSPSKPSKKPATVGELIRVQMRISEQTDSWIRKGLLRIAAGQLGKRVESMVLPLELLQQFKASDFSDQQEYEAWQSRNLKVLEAGLLVHPLVPLNKSDNASQRLRQIIRGASEKPIETGRNSESMQVLRSAVMSLACRSPDRSASDFCHWADGFPLNLHLYQMLLETCFDASEDGSIIDEIDEVLELLKKTWVILGINQMLHNLCFTWVLFHRFVTTAQVDIDLLHAADNHMDEVAKDAKATKDSVYSKILSSTLSSILGWAEKRLLAYHDTFNASNIEYMQSIVSLGVSAAKILVEDISNEYRRKRREETDVARSRVDTYIRSSLRTAFAQRMEQADSSRRSSKNQSTPTPVLSILAKDIGELASKEKELFSPMLKRWHPLAAGVAVATLHSCYGNELKQFIAGVMELTPDTVQVLKAADKLEKDLVHIAVEDSVDSDDGGKSLIREMPPYEAESAIANLVKVWIKTRVDRLKDWVDRNLQQENWNPGANRENCAPSATEVLRIINETLDAFFQLPIPMHAAMLPDLLIELDRSLQHYALKVKSGCATRSSFLPSLPTLTRCEVGSKLWKKKEKPQNLPKRRSQVGSRDSNSFGLPQLCVHMNSLHYIRTELENLEKKIKTCLRNVESAQADISNGLEISFELTLASCQEGIQQLCETTAYKVIFRDLSHVLWDALYIGETTSSRIDQFIKELDPILEMISNTVHNRVRNRVITALMKASFDGFLLVLLAGGPLRAFSRQDSQIIDEDFRSLKDIYLAEGDGLPQELVEKASAQVKNVLPLFHADTESLIERFRRLITETYGASAKSRYPLPPTSGNWNPTEANTVLRVLCHRNDESATRFLKKTYNLPKKL, via the exons ATGGCTCGGCTCTTCCGAGGAGGAAGCCTCGGCGACTCCAAGCGAGAGAGCAGCGGCAGTTCCTCCCtccgcctctcctcctcctcctcctccgtcgccGCCGCCATGTCCGCCGCCGATCTCCTCTCCCCCTTCGGCCAGATGGGCGTCCCCCTCTCGGATCCCGAGCTCCGCGAGACCGCCTACGAGATCTTCGTCGCTTCCTGCCGTACCACCGGCTCCAAGCCCCTCACCTACATCCCCCAGTCCGAGCGGACGCCGCCCTCCGCCGAGCGCTCCTCCTCGCTCTCCCCCTCGGCCTCGTCGCTGCAGAGGTCGATCACCTCCACCGCCGCCAGCAAGATGAAGAAGGCCCTCGGGCTCAAGTCGTCCTCGTCGTCGAAGAAGGGGAGCCCCGGCAAGGACAGCAGCCCGTCCAAGCCCTCCAAAAAGCCGGCCACAGTCGGGGAGCTCATTAGGGTGCAGATGAGGATCTCCGAGCAGACGGATTCCTGGATCCGGAAGGGGTTGCTCCGGATTGCAGCGGGGCAG CTTGGGAAACGTGTGGAGTCAATGGTTCTGCCTCTAGAGTTGCTGCAGCAGTTCAAAGCTTCAGATTTTTCTGACCAGCAAGAATATGAAGCCTGGCAAAGTAGAAACTTAAAGGTTCTCGAGGCTGGGTTGCTTGTGCATCCTCTTGTTCCATTAAATAAATCAGATAATGCATCACAACGACTTAGACAAATAATACGTGGAGCTTCCGAGAAGCCGATTGAAACTGGAAGAAATTCGGAGTCGATGCAAGTGCTGCGTAGTGCTGTGATGTCCCTTGCCTGTAGATCTCCTGATAGATCTGCTTCAGATTTTTGCCACTGGGCTGATGGTTTTCCACTGAATCTCCACCTGTACCAAATGTTATTGGAGACTTGTTTTGATGCCAGCGAGGATGGATCGATAATTGATGAAATCGATGAGGTTTTAGAGTTGCTAAAGAAGACTTGGGTGATACTGGGCATAAATCAGATGCTTCACAATCTCTGCTTTACTTGGGTTTTATTTCACCGTTTTGTTACAACTGCTCAAGTAGACATCGATCTGCTGCATGCAGCTGATAATCACATGGATGAAGTTGCAAAGGATGCCAAAGCAACAAAAGACTCAGTGTATTCAAAGATATTGAGTTCAACTTTGAGCTCAATATTGGGGTGGGCAGAGAAAAGACTTCTTGCTTACCATGACACATTTAATGCTAGTAATATTGAATATATGCAAAGTATTGTATCATTAGGTGTATCGGCTGCCAAGATACTAGTGGAAGATATTTCTAATGAATATCGTCGTAAGAGGAGAGAAGAAACTGATGTAGCTCGTAGCAGGGTTGATACGTATATTCGGTCATCACTTCGTACAGCTTTTGCTCAG AGAATGGAACAAGCAGACTCCAGCAGGCGATCATCGAAGAACCAGAGTACTCCTACTCCTGTTCTTTCCATCCTGGCAAAGGACATTGGTGAACTAGCAAGCAAAGAAAAAGAGTTGTTCAGTCCAATGTTAAAGAGATGGCATCCACTTGCTGCAGGTGTTGCTGTAGCTACACTTCATTCTTGTTATGGAAACGAACTAAAACAGTTCATAGCGGGTGTTATGGAACTAACACCAGATACAGTTCAAGTCCTTAAAGCTGCagacaagttagagaaagatcttGTGCATATTGCTGTCGAAGATTCGGTCGATAGTGATGATGGGGGTAAGTCATTAATCAGAGAGATGCCGCCTTATGAGGCTGAATCTGCAATCGCCAATCTTGTCAAAGTGTGGATCAAGACAAGAGTAGACAGGCTGAAGGATTGGGTTGACCGCAACTTGCAGCAGGAG AATTGGAATCCAGGGGCAAACAGAGAGAACTGTGCACCTTCTGCAACTGAAGTTCTACGGATTATTAATGAGACTTTAGATGCATTCTTTCAACTGCCTATACCAATGCATGCAGCCATGCTTCCTGACTTGTTGATAGAACTTGATAGAAGTCTGCAACATTATGCATTAAAGGTGAAGTCTGGATGCG CAACCCGAAGTAGTTTTCTGCCTTCGTTGCCAACATTAACCAGATGTGAGGTTGGTTCAAAACTTTGGAAGAAAAAAGAGAAGCCACAGAATTTGCCAAAACGCAGATCACAGGTTGGATCAAGAGATAGTAATTCATTTGGTCTGCCACAGCTCTGTGTACACATGAATTCACTTCATTATATACGGACAGAGTTAGAGAACctggagaagaaaataaaaacttgTCTACGGAATGTTGAATCAGCACAAGCAGATATATCAAATGGGTTGGAGATCAGCTTCGAGCTTACTCTGGCTTCTTGTCAAGAAGGAATTCAGCAGCTATGCGAGACAACAGCTTACAAGGTGATCTTCCGTGACTTGAGTCATGTTCTGTGGGATGCCTTATACATTGGTGAGACTACTTCATCGAGAATTGATCAGTTTATAAAGGAACTTGACCCGATTCTGGAGATGATATCAAATACGGTGCACAACAGAGTGAGAAATCGTGTCATAACTGCATTAATGAAGGCTTCTTTTGATGGGTTTTTGCTAGTTCTTCTTGCCGGCGGCCCACTTCGTGCATTCTCCCGCCAAGATTCACAGATAATAGATGAGGATTTTAGGTCACTCAAGGACATATACCTGGCCGAAGGTGATGGATTACCCCAGGAACTAGTTGAGAAGGCCTCAGCACAAGTGAAAAATGTGCTGCCTCTCTTCCATGCTGACACCGAAAGCCTCATCGAGCGGTTTAGACGATTGATTACAGAAACATATGGCGCTTCGGCCAAATCCAGGTACCCGTTACCTCCAACCTCTGGCAACTGGAATCCTACGGAGGCCAATACAGTTCTGCGGGTGTTGTGCCACAGAAACGATGAGAGTGCCACAAGGTTTCTAAAGAAAACTTACAACCTCCCGAAAAAGCTGTAG
- the LOC135625067 gene encoding tryptophan--tRNA ligase, chloroplastic/mitochondrial-like isoform X2, whose product MARALLSQLLILSDRPPRFSTSIIGRGRDLTRTRGAVPSRFPLLPGLDFRCNCTASCPVAEAPGVSPSPIRKRVVSGVQPTGSVHLGNYLGAIKNWILLQDTYDTLFFIVDLHAITLPYDTPELLKATRSTAAIYLACGVDPLKASIFVQSHVRAHVELMWLLSSATPLGWLNRMIQFKEKSRKAGDENVGVSLLTYPVLMASDILLYQTDLVPVGEDQKQHLELTRELAERINYLYGGRKWKKLGGRGGALFKVPEALIPPTGARVMSLTDGLSKVIANKIKRCKTDSHPGLEFDNPERPECNNLLSIYQIITGRTKEEVEYECRDMNWGTFKATLADALIDHLLPIQARYSEITSDPAYLDQILSEGARKAADIAETTLNNVYQAMGFLQR is encoded by the exons ATGGCTCGCGCTCTCCTATCTCAGTTGCTCATCCTCTCCGACCGCCCCCCTCGCTTCTCCACATCGATCAT CGGCCGTGGTCGAGATCTCACAAGAACCCGAGGAGCTGTCCCGTCTCGTTTCCCTCTCTTGCCCGGCTTGGACTTTAGATGCAACTGCACCGCTTCCTGTCCTGTGGCCGAGGCCCCGGGGGTTTCTCCCAGCCCTattag GAAAAGGGTTGTTTCTGGGGTCCAACCTACGGGATCAGTACACCTTGGAAATTACCTTGGTGCAATTAAAAATTGGATTCTCCTTCAG GATACTTATGATACACTCTTCTTCATTGTAGACTTACATGCA ATCACTCTACCATATGATACCCCAGAGTTGTTGAAAGCAACAAGAAGTACAGCTGCTATATATCTAGCTTGTGGTGTCGACCCACTCAAG GCTTCAATATTTGTGCAATCTCATGTCCGTGCTCATGTGGAGTTGATGTGGCTACTCAGTTCTGCTACACCACTTGGTTGGCTGAACAGGATGATCcaatttaaagaaaaatctcGGAAGGCG GGTGATGAGAATGTCGGAGTTTCACTTTTAACTTATCCTGTCCTAATGGCTTCAGATATTTTGTTATATCAG ACTGATTTGGTACCAGTTGGTGAGGATCAGAAACAACATTTGGAACTTACTCGTGAACTAGCTGAACGCATAAATTATTTATACGGAGGAAGGAAGTGGAAGAAACTGGGCGG GAGAGGTGGTGCACTGTTcaag GTTCCTGAAGCCCTTATTCCACCTACTGGGGCCCGGGTGATGTCCTTGACTGATGGTCTTTCAAAG gTAATTGCAAACAAGATAAAGCGTTGCAAGACCGACTCACATCCTGG ATTGGAATTTGATAATCCAGAAAGACCTGAATGCAATAATCTTCTATCCATCTATCAGATTATTACTGGGAGGACGAAAGAG GAAGTTGAATATGAATGCCGAGATATGAACTGGGGAACATTCAAAGCAACCCTCGCAGATGCTCTAATTGATCATCTACTCCCAATTCAG GCTCGGTACTCGGAGATCACCTCTGATCCAGCATATCTGGATCAGATTTTGTCAGAGGGGGCTAGAAAAGCAGCCGATATAGCAGAAACCACTCTCAATAATGTCTATCAAGCTATGGGGTTCCTGCAGAGATAG
- the LOC135625078 gene encoding auxin-responsive protein IAA6-like isoform X2, with amino-acid sequence MEEDLENRGGACPQLLDLIPNESDWMMAPEASGGGRGVGGLDDSEDKKLELKLGLPGVGGGEEEAAAVLCLDFFSKASKTTTTTTCTGARRRLFESAESKSEGPQQEQQAGFLQLQSRAESGNEWPHKAVWAGGKADLQQSHAAPGGAAGPNTSSQTRAAPAPVVGWPPIRSFRKNLSSSSVKPSVGLENDNVEMKQKFDNNKKGLLVKINMDGIPIGRKVDLKAYDNYEKLSLAVKELFLGLLAAQRDTPENENEAAKQAFVGLLDGSGEYTLVYEDNEGDKMFVGDVPWD; translated from the exons ATGGAAGAAGATCTCGAGAACAGAGGAGGTGCATGTCCTCAGCTGCTCGATCTGATTCCAAATGAGAGCGACTGGATGATGGCGCCAGAGGCatcaggaggaggaagaggagtcggCGGCTTAGATGACTCGGAAGACAAAAAGTTGGAGCTGAAGCTTGGGCTCCCTggagtaggaggaggagaagaagaggctgCTGCTGTTCTCTGTCTTGATTTCTTCTCCAAGGCTTCaaagaccaccaccaccaccacctgtaCTGGAGCCAGAAGACGGCTCTTCGAATCTGCAGAGTCCAAATCAGAAG GTCCTCAGCAAGAGCAGCAGGCTGGGTTCCTCCAGTTGCAGAGCAGAGCAGAGTCTGGGAATGAATGGCCACACAAGGCAGTTTGGGCTGGTGGGAAGGCTGATCTGCAGCAAAGCCATGCTGCTCCCGGAGGTGCAGCTGGACCCAACACCAGCTCCCAGACAAG AGCTGCGCCTGCTCCTGTTGTTGGTTGGCCTCCTATCCGCTCCTTCAGGAAGAACCTGTCAAGTAGTTCGGTCAAGCCATCAGTTGGGTTGGAGAATGACAATGTAGAGATGAAGCAGAAGTTCGATAACAACAAGAAAGGCTTGCTCGTAAAGATCAACATGGATGGTATCCCCATCGGAAGAAAAGTAGACCTGAAGGCCTATGACAATTATGAGAAGCTCTCTTTAGCTGTCAAAGAGCTCTTCCTTGGCCTTCTTGCAG CTCAAAGGGACACCCCTGAAAATGAGAATGAAGCAGCCAAACAAGCATTCGTAGGCTTGTTAGATGGTTCCGGTGAATACACTTTGGTTTATGAAGACAATGAAGGTGACAAAATGTTCGTCGGGGATGTTCCATGGGA
- the LOC135625067 gene encoding tryptophan--tRNA ligase, chloroplastic/mitochondrial-like isoform X3, translating into MARALLSQLLILSDRPPRFSTSIIGRGRDLTRTRGAVPSRFPLLPGLDFRCNCTASCPVAEAPGVSPSPIRKRVVSGVQPTGSVHLGNYLGAIKNWILLQDTYDTLFFIVDLHAITLPYDTPELLKATRSTAAIYLACGVDPLKASIFVQSHVRAHVELMWLLSSATPLGWLNRMIQFKEKSRKAGDENVGVSLLTYPVLMASDILLYQTDLVPVGEDQKQHLELTRELAERINYLYGGRKWKKLGGRGGALFKVPEALIPPTGARVMSLTDGLSKMSKSAPSDQSRINLLDTKDKRGNADELEVHLEENMIHMLEHRSRTHDKGSDIEELRWHIYCWSSLLPFLITQSSQLMVCSLSYSCHSCELLTSII; encoded by the exons ATGGCTCGCGCTCTCCTATCTCAGTTGCTCATCCTCTCCGACCGCCCCCCTCGCTTCTCCACATCGATCAT CGGCCGTGGTCGAGATCTCACAAGAACCCGAGGAGCTGTCCCGTCTCGTTTCCCTCTCTTGCCCGGCTTGGACTTTAGATGCAACTGCACCGCTTCCTGTCCTGTGGCCGAGGCCCCGGGGGTTTCTCCCAGCCCTattag GAAAAGGGTTGTTTCTGGGGTCCAACCTACGGGATCAGTACACCTTGGAAATTACCTTGGTGCAATTAAAAATTGGATTCTCCTTCAG GATACTTATGATACACTCTTCTTCATTGTAGACTTACATGCA ATCACTCTACCATATGATACCCCAGAGTTGTTGAAAGCAACAAGAAGTACAGCTGCTATATATCTAGCTTGTGGTGTCGACCCACTCAAG GCTTCAATATTTGTGCAATCTCATGTCCGTGCTCATGTGGAGTTGATGTGGCTACTCAGTTCTGCTACACCACTTGGTTGGCTGAACAGGATGATCcaatttaaagaaaaatctcGGAAGGCG GGTGATGAGAATGTCGGAGTTTCACTTTTAACTTATCCTGTCCTAATGGCTTCAGATATTTTGTTATATCAG ACTGATTTGGTACCAGTTGGTGAGGATCAGAAACAACATTTGGAACTTACTCGTGAACTAGCTGAACGCATAAATTATTTATACGGAGGAAGGAAGTGGAAGAAACTGGGCGG GAGAGGTGGTGCACTGTTcaag GTTCCTGAAGCCCTTATTCCACCTACTGGGGCCCGGGTGATGTCCTTGACTGATGGTCTTTCAAAG ATGTCGAAGTCTGCTCCTTCAGATCAGTCTCGGATCAATCTTCTTGACACAAAAGAT AAAAGAGGAAATGCTGATGAATTAGAGGTGCATTTGGAAGAAAACATGATACATATGCTTGAACATAGAAGTAGAACACACGATAAGGGTTCTGACATTGAAGAACTTCGGTGGCATATTTACTGTTGGAGTTCACTTCTGCCTTTTCTCATTACTCAGTCTTCACAGCTCATGGTTTGCTCTCTGTCTTATTCATGTCATTCTTGTGAGCTATTGACAAGCATAATCTGA
- the LOC103978453 gene encoding probable inactive ATP-dependent zinc metalloprotease FTSHI 2, chloroplastic, which yields MELAASSSLLFSSLPLAPSPPKAPFRSIPRKCFVPRNSVNPPLDDQNEEEAKKNCTMLLQLSVTMTVISSSLPLPRAHAGVTEKKPRPKRPAETLSPEELKSWSRGLPTVGDRIPYTEILTLRDEGKLRHIVKPPSVTLKLRPNLVLVVLDDSRVLRAVLPAAERDERFWESWDRLELDSFCINAYTPPVRKPEVPTPYLGWLVNIPGHFLSMEKPKPKSKRVLELENARKELAERRREELARVRAEREAMEKIMKAQKKAEERKRRKQIKKAKYEESLRQARKNYQRMAYMWDDMARDKNVATAIGFVIFYVFYRTVVLNYRKQQKDYEDRLKIEKAEAEERKKMRQLEREMAGLEGPGEDESEERGDEQNPYMKMAMKFMQSGARVRRANSKVPQYLERGVDVKFSDVAGLGKIRLELEEIVKFFTLGEMYRRRGIKIPGGILLCGPPGVGKTLLAKAVAGEAGVNFFSISASQFVEIYVGVGASRVRALYQEAKENAPAVVFIDELDAVGRERGLIKGSGGQERDATLNQLLVCLDGFEGRGNVITIAATNRPDILDPALVRPGRFDRKIFIPKPSLIGRIEILKVHARKKPMADDVDYMAVASMTNGMVGAELANIIEIAAINMIRDGRSEITTDDLLQAAQIEERGMLDKKDRRPEMWKRLALNEAAMAIVAVNFPDLKNIEFITIAPRAGRELGYVRVKMDHIKFTKGMLSRQSLIDHITVQIAPRAADEIWFGENQLSTIWAETADNARSAARSFVLGGLSEKYHGLSNFWVADRINDIDLEAQRLLNNCYDRAKEILRRNKELMDVIVDQLVQKKSLTKQEFFRLVEEYGHVEQMPKNIIDIRKTKLLQFQQMMMAGKERAQGSLV from the exons ATGGAGCTCGCTGCATCGagctctctcctattctcctccctcccccTCGCCCCATCCCCACCAAAAGCCCCTTTCCGCTCGATTCCGCGAAAATGTTTCGTTCCACGCAATTCCGTCAATCCACCGCTAGATGACCAGAATGAGGAGGAAGCCAAGAAGAATTGCACCATGTTGCTCCAGCTCTCCGTCACCATGACCGTCATCTCCTCCTCGCTTCCGCTGCCACGTGCTCACGCTGGGGTCACCGAGAAGAAGCCGAGGCCAAAGCGCCCGGCGGAGACCCTTTCCCCTGAGGAGCTCAAATCCTGGTCCCGCGGCCTCCCCACTGTCGGCGACCGTATTccatataccgaaatcttgacccTTAGGGACGAAGGGAAGCTCCGGCATATCGTGAAGCCACCTTCCGTCACCTTGAAGCTGCGGCCGAACCTGGTGCTCGTCGTCCTCGATGATTCCAGGGTCCTTCGGGCGGTGCTGCCGGCGGCCGAGAGGGATGAGAGGTTTTGGGAGTCCTGGGATCGGCTCGAGTTGGATTCTTTTTGCATCAATGCATATACCCCCCCGGTCCGGAAGCCGGAAGTCCCCACCCCCTATTTGGGGTGGTTGGTAAACATTCCAGGCCACTTTCTGTCAATGGAGAAGCCCAAACCCAAGTCAAAGCGTGTGTTGGAGCTTGAGAATGCACGGAAGGAGCTGGCAGAGAGGCGGAGAGAAGAGTTAGCAAGAGTGAGGGCAGAGAGGGAGGCGATGGAGAAAATTATGAAGGCACAGAAGAAGGCGGaggaaaggaagaggaggaaacagATTAAGAAGGCCAAATACGAGGAGTCGCTACGGCAGGCTAGAAAGAATTATCAGCGGATGGCCTATATGTGGGATGATATGGCGAGGGACAAGAATGTTGCCACTGCTATTGGGTTCGTGATATTCTACGTCTTCTACAGAACTGTTGTGCTTAATTATAGGAAGCAGCAGAAGGATTATGAAGATAGGCTGAAGATTGAGAAGGCAGAGGCAGAGGAACGGAAGAAAATGAGGCAGTTGGAGAGGGAAATGGCAGGACTTGAGGGACCAGGGGAAGATGAGAGCGAGGAGAGAGGAGATGAGCAGAATCCTTATATGAAGATGGCAATGAAGTTTATGCAGTCAggtgctcgggtgaggcgagcgAATAGTAAAGTACCACAATACTTGGAGAGGGGAGTCGATGTCAAGTTTAGCGATGTTGCTGGTCTTGGGAAAATAAGGCTAGAGCTTGAGGAGATTGTGAAGTTCTTCACATTGGGGGAAATGTACAGGAGAAGAGGCATCAAAATACCAG GTGGCATACTTCTGTGTGGGCCTCCTGGTGTGGGTAAGACATTATTAGCGAAAGCTGTTGCTGGTGAGGCTGGTGTGAACTTCTTTTCAATTTCAGCTTCACAATTTGTGGAAATATATGTTGGTGTTGGTGCTTCTCGTGTTCGTGCACTGTACCAAGAAGCCAAGGAAAAT GCTCCTGCTGTTGTGTTTATTGATGAACTAGATGCTGTTGGAAGAGAACGTGGTCTTATCAAGGGTTCTGGTGGACAAGAACGAGATGCCACACTCAATCAG CTCCTTGTATGCTTGGATGGCTTTGAAGGAAGAGGCAATGTAATTACCATAGCTGCAACCAATAGACCAGATATCCTTGATCCAGCTCTTGTGAGACCAGGGCGGTTTGATAGAAAAATATTCATACCAAAGCCTAGTCTAATTGGTCGAATTGAGATTCTGAAG GTTCACGCTCGGAAAAAGCCAATGGCTGATGATGTGGATTATATGGCAGTTGCCAGTATGACTAATGGAATGGTTGGTGCTGAGCTGGCAAACATTATTGAAATTGCTGCCATTAATATGATACGTGATGGAAGGTCTGAG ATAACAACTGATGACTTATTACAAGCTGCACAAATTGAAGAAAGAGGAATGCTTGATAAAAAGGATAGGAGGCCAGAGATGTGGAAACGATTGGCTCTAAATGAAGCAGCTATGGCTATTGTAGCTGTCAACTTCCCTGATCTAAAGAACATTGAGTTT ATAACCATTGCACCTCGAGCTGGCAGAGAATTGGGTTATGTGCGAGTCAAGATGGATCATATTAAATTTACAAAAGGAATGCTTAG cCGCCAGTCCCTGATTGATCATATCACTGTTCAGATAGCCCCTCGGGCTGCTGATGAAATCTGGTTTGGTGAGAATCAG CTGAGTACAATTTGGGCAGAAACAGCAGACAATGCAAGGTCAGCTGCACGTTCCTTTGTTCTTGGTGGCCTCTCAGAAAAATATCATGGACTGTCCAACTTCTGGGTTGCAGATCGGATCAAT GATATTGATCTGGAGGCACAGCGGTTACTGAACAATTGCTATGATCGAGCAAAAGAG ATATTGCGACGCAATAAAGAGTTAATGGATGTGATAGTTGACCAATTAGTTCAGAAGAAAAGTCTCACCAAGCAGGAGTTCTTTCGCCTGGTGGAGGAATATGGTCATGTTGAGCAGATGccgaaaaatattattgatataaGGAAAACGAAGCTTTTGCAATTTCAACAAATGATGATGGCTGGGAAGGAACGAGCTCAGGGAAGCCTTGTCTGA
- the LOC135625067 gene encoding tryptophan--tRNA ligase, chloroplastic/mitochondrial-like isoform X1 encodes MARALLSQLLILSDRPPRFSTSIIGRGRDLTRTRGAVPSRFPLLPGLDFRCNCTASCPVAEAPGVSPSPIRKRVVSGVQPTGSVHLGNYLGAIKNWILLQDTYDTLFFIVDLHAITLPYDTPELLKATRSTAAIYLACGVDPLKASIFVQSHVRAHVELMWLLSSATPLGWLNRMIQFKEKSRKAGDENVGVSLLTYPVLMASDILLYQTDLVPVGEDQKQHLELTRELAERINYLYGGRKWKKLGGRGGALFKVPEALIPPTGARVMSLTDGLSKMSKSAPSDQSRINLLDTKDVIANKIKRCKTDSHPGLEFDNPERPECNNLLSIYQIITGRTKEEVEYECRDMNWGTFKATLADALIDHLLPIQARYSEITSDPAYLDQILSEGARKAADIAETTLNNVYQAMGFLQR; translated from the exons ATGGCTCGCGCTCTCCTATCTCAGTTGCTCATCCTCTCCGACCGCCCCCCTCGCTTCTCCACATCGATCAT CGGCCGTGGTCGAGATCTCACAAGAACCCGAGGAGCTGTCCCGTCTCGTTTCCCTCTCTTGCCCGGCTTGGACTTTAGATGCAACTGCACCGCTTCCTGTCCTGTGGCCGAGGCCCCGGGGGTTTCTCCCAGCCCTattag GAAAAGGGTTGTTTCTGGGGTCCAACCTACGGGATCAGTACACCTTGGAAATTACCTTGGTGCAATTAAAAATTGGATTCTCCTTCAG GATACTTATGATACACTCTTCTTCATTGTAGACTTACATGCA ATCACTCTACCATATGATACCCCAGAGTTGTTGAAAGCAACAAGAAGTACAGCTGCTATATATCTAGCTTGTGGTGTCGACCCACTCAAG GCTTCAATATTTGTGCAATCTCATGTCCGTGCTCATGTGGAGTTGATGTGGCTACTCAGTTCTGCTACACCACTTGGTTGGCTGAACAGGATGATCcaatttaaagaaaaatctcGGAAGGCG GGTGATGAGAATGTCGGAGTTTCACTTTTAACTTATCCTGTCCTAATGGCTTCAGATATTTTGTTATATCAG ACTGATTTGGTACCAGTTGGTGAGGATCAGAAACAACATTTGGAACTTACTCGTGAACTAGCTGAACGCATAAATTATTTATACGGAGGAAGGAAGTGGAAGAAACTGGGCGG GAGAGGTGGTGCACTGTTcaag GTTCCTGAAGCCCTTATTCCACCTACTGGGGCCCGGGTGATGTCCTTGACTGATGGTCTTTCAAAG ATGTCGAAGTCTGCTCCTTCAGATCAGTCTCGGATCAATCTTCTTGACACAAAAGAT gTAATTGCAAACAAGATAAAGCGTTGCAAGACCGACTCACATCCTGG ATTGGAATTTGATAATCCAGAAAGACCTGAATGCAATAATCTTCTATCCATCTATCAGATTATTACTGGGAGGACGAAAGAG GAAGTTGAATATGAATGCCGAGATATGAACTGGGGAACATTCAAAGCAACCCTCGCAGATGCTCTAATTGATCATCTACTCCCAATTCAG GCTCGGTACTCGGAGATCACCTCTGATCCAGCATATCTGGATCAGATTTTGTCAGAGGGGGCTAGAAAAGCAGCCGATATAGCAGAAACCACTCTCAATAATGTCTATCAAGCTATGGGGTTCCTGCAGAGATAG